In one window of Pieris brassicae chromosome 10, ilPieBrab1.1, whole genome shotgun sequence DNA:
- the LOC123715098 gene encoding uncharacterized protein LOC123715098 produces the protein MKMIGRLKLPFNRSWVTCPLAMNTLLSQIECGGGAEKCSEITTQLKDVKGLNFHSRIFVSPDSALVSKNECTIVDFSQCNGQTIISDWLNKYGFKNTKMCKYLPEMTDYALVNIAELQMPWFKSKGSNPVMTVYNSYSYTEDIKYEARTF, from the exons aatgattGGTCGG ttAAAACTACCGTTTAATCGAAGTTGGGTAACATGTCCACTCGCTATGAATACGCTTTTATCCCAAATAGAATGTGGTGGTGGGGCCGAAAAGTGCTCAGAG ataaccACACAATTGAAGGATGTTAAGGGATTAAATTTTCACAGCAGAATTTTTGTGTCCCCTGACTCTGCATTAGTGTCAAAAAATGAATGTACTATTGTTGATTTTAGTCAATGTAACGGGCAGACGATTATTTCTGATTGG CTAAACAAATACGGCTTTAAAAACACCAAGATGTGCAAATATCTTCCGGAAATGACGGATTATGCACTAGTTAATATTGCTGAGTTACAG ATGCCGTGGTTTAAATCAAAAGGGTCTAATCCAGTTATGACagtatataatagttatagcTATACggaagatataaaatatgaggctAGG